The Lepisosteus oculatus isolate fLepOcu1 chromosome 4, fLepOcu1.hap2, whole genome shotgun sequence genome window below encodes:
- the LOC102699210 gene encoding septin-4-like, with translation MDKEYVGFATLPNQVHRKSVKKGFDFTLMVAGESGLGKSTLIDSLFLTDLYKERTILQAEERIKQTLEITKNAVDIEERGVKVKLTVVDTPGFGDAVDNTECWKSIAQYIDQQFEQYFRDESGLNRKNIQDNRVHCVLYFVSPYGHGLRPLDVEFMKAIHEKVNIVPVIAKADTLTPAEVKTMKQRVRDEIEEFGINIYQFPDCDSDEDEEFKQQDLALKESIPFAVIGSTTLLNDSKERPTRGRVYPWGVVEIDNPTHCDFMKLRNMLIQTHMQDLKDVTQEVHYENYRARCIQSLTRIGAKDRSSRNKISRQSITELSLLPLSETEKLIREKDEELRRMQEMLQKMQQQMQQSQGEQSDTL, from the exons ATG GACAAGGAGTATGTGGGCTTTGCCACCCTTCCCAACCAGGTCCACCGTAAGTCAGTGAAGAAGGGCTTTGACTTCACCCTGATGGTGGCAG GGGAGTCAGGCCTGGGTAAATCCACTCTGATTGACAGCCTCTTCCTCACTGACCTATACAAAGAAAGGACGATTCTTCAGGCTGAAG AGCGCATTAAGCAGACTTTAGAGATCACAAAGAATGCTGTGGACATcgaggagagaggggtgaaaGTGAAGCTGACTGTGGTGGACACTCCAGGATTTGGAGATGCAGTGGACAACACCGAGTG CTGGAAGTCCATCGCCCAGTACATCGACCAGCAGTTCGAGCAGTACTTCCGCGACGAGAGCGGGCTGAACCGCAAGAACATCCAGGACAACCGCGTGCACTGCGTCCTCTACTTCGTCTCCCCCTATGGGCACGG CCTGCGTCCTCTGGACGTGGAGTTCATGAAGGCGATTCACGAGAAGGTGAACATCGTCCCGGTCATCGCTAAGGCCGACACCCTCACCCCTGCAGAGGTCAAGACCATGAAACAGAGG GTGCGAGACGAAATCGAGGAGTTCGGCATCAACATCTACCAGTTCCCCGACTGCGACTCCGACGAGGACGAGGAGTTCAAGCAGCAGGACCTGGCGCTGAAG GAGAGCATTCCGTTCGCGGTGATCGGCAGCACCACCCTCCTGAACGACAGCAAGGAGCGGCCCACGAGAGGACGGGTGTACCCCTGGGGCGTGGTGGAGA ttGACAACCCCACGCACTGCGACTTCATGAAGCTCAGGAACATGCTCATCCAGACGCACATGCAGGACCTGAAAGATGTCACCCAGGAGGTTCATTACGAGAACTACCGGGCCCGGTGCATCCAGAGCCTGACCCGCATCGGGGCCAAAGACCGCAGCTCCCGCAA TAAAATCTCTCGTCAGAGCATCACCGAGCTGTCTCTGCTCCCGCTGTCCGAGACGGAGAAGCTCATCCGGGAGAAAGATGAGGAG CTGCGCCGGATGCAGGAGATGCTCCAGAAGATGCAGCAGCAGATGCAGCAGAGCCAGGGGGAGCAGTCCGACACCCTCTAA
- the LOC138238150 gene encoding phospholipase A2 inhibitor and Ly6/PLAUR domain-containing protein-like yields the protein MRGLTCILVLLLTLGFGQALKCNLCIANRPGGACTPTVETCGRDQNYCVRAIFIASPYGYFRRCIKGTDCFSLQSSRYFKATCCKRDLCN from the exons ATGAGAGGATTAACCTGCATTCTGGTTCTCCTGCTGACTCTGGGCTTTG GACAGGCTCTGAAGTGCAACCTCTGCATCGCCAACAGACCCGGCGGTGCCTGCACCCCCACCGTGGAGACATGTGGTCGTGACCAGAACTACTGTGTCCGTGCCATCTTCATCGCCTCCCCCT ATGGGTATTTCCGCCGATGCATCAAAGGAACGGATTGCTTCAGCCTGCAGTCCTCCCGCTACTTCAAAGCCACGTGCTGCAAAAGGGACCTCTGTAACTGA